ACACCCACCGGGCCGCTGGGCCTGGCATTCGGCAAGGGTGTGATGTTCGATTCGACCCTGAAGCTGCTGCTGGACGGCAAAACCTCTGTCGCGATCCCCGAGTCCCAGCAGGTCTGGAGCGCCGGCACCATTGAACTGGGCCAGTCGACCTGGCTGTCCCGCTTTTACCTGAACGACGAAGACCATTGGCTGCAGGTGCACACCACCGGCGATGTCGCCGGCCAGGTCGAGTCGGTGATCCTGTTCAATTACCTCGACTACATCACCATCAACAGTGAAGCGCAGCTTCGACAACTGGCCGGCCCCGACAGCCTGATCGGCTTGCCGACCTTCACTCATGACGGCGTTGTATACACCCGCGAATGGGGCAGCGAGGCAGGCCAGACGGAACTGGTGGCGCTGAGCGAGCACCTGAGCAACCAGAATGAGACCTACCGCATCGAGCACCATTCGATGCTGTACGCCCGCGACACAGGCCTGACCAATCGCCGGGAATTCCTGCTGTTCTCCGTTGAAGAAGATGCCGAAGGCACTATCAGTCTGAGCACATCGCGGGGCATCTCGCTGTACACCACTGATCTGACCGTTTTTTAAACAGGACGTTTTCCATGCTCGAAGCACTCTCCATTTCGTTGAACAAAGCCGCCGTGCTCGGGTTTGTTTCTTACCTTCTCGGCGCCGCGGTGCTGTTCGCGCTGTTCCAGTGGGTCTACACCCGAATCACGCCCCACAAGGAATTCGAACTGATCCGCTCCGGCAACGTTGCCGCGGCCATCGCCCTCGGTGGCGCGGTCATCGGTTTCGCCATTCCTGCCAGCAATGTCATCGCCTACTCGATCAGCATCCTGGATTTCGTGATTTGGGCCGTGATCGCCGCTTTCGTCCAGTTGCTGGCGTTCCTGATGACCAGCCTGGTGCTCAAGGGCGCTTCCGAGCGCATTCAAAAAGGTGAAATCGCGGCGGGTATCTACGTGGCGGCAGTGGCCATCAGCGTCGGCATGTTGAACGCCGCGTGCATGACCCCTTCCCAGAACTGACCGCGCGGAGATCCGGATGAAACGAAGCACGTACGTACAGCTTTCGCTGGCCGCGTCGGTCGCCATGGCGATATCAGGCTGCGGGCCGACGGAAAAAACCTACTCGGTGCAGAAGAAGTACAACTTCCAGTCGGTTCAGCAGTGTGCCGATGAAAAACTCCCGGTGGACGTTTGCTCCGACGCCTACATGACCGCCCTGGCCGAGCATCGCCGCATCGCCCCGGTGTACGACAGCCAGGCCGATTGCGACGCCGACTTCGTTACCGACTGGTGCCAGCAGGACTCGAACGGCAAGTTTATCCCCAGGCTCGGCGGCTTTGAGCTGACGGCGGATGGCCAGGTCACTCAATCCCAGGTCGATGCTGCACGGGCACAGTTGCCTGCATCCGAAGCCAACAATGGCGGCTCGGGGTTCTCCACCGGCAGCCTGCTGACCGGCCTGCTGATCGGCAACATGCTGAGCAACAACCGAAACAGCTACTACTCGGAGCCGGTGTACCGCTATCGCGATGATCGCGGCAGTTACGCGTCCTCGACACTCAGCCAGCGAATCGCCAAGGGCACGACGTTCACCCGGTCCAACCAGGCGAAGTACGGCAGTGGCTACAGCACCTCGAGTATCCGCTCGTCCAGCAAACCGATCTCCGTGGCCTCCTCCACCTCCCGTGGCGGTTTCGGCAGCAAGGCCAGTGCCCGCAGCGGCTGGGGCGGCGGATCGAGCAGTTAAGGAAAGCCCGGCCATGAAGAAAATCCACTGCACGCCTCGGCATGACTGGAAACAGACGGCCGAGAGCCTCGGCTTTCTGTTCCATACCATCGACGATGAACCTTATTGGGACGAAAGCGCGTACTACCAGTTCAGCCTCAAGCAGATCGAAAACGACCTGGAAGACCCGACCACCGAGATTCATGACATGTGCATGGATCTGGTGGCGCGTGTGGTCCAGAGCGAGGAATTGCTCGGGCGAATGAGCATTCCCGCGCCTTTCTACGACCTGATACGCACGTCATGGCTCGAAGGCCATCCGCACCTGTACGGGCGCATGGATTTCTCCTACAACGGCACCGGTCCCGCCAAGTTGCTGGAGCTGAACTACGACACCCCCACCAGCCTGTATGAAGCCGCGGCCTTTCAGTGGGGCTGGCTGGAACAATGCATCGAACGCGGCTTGCTGCCCAAGGAGGTCGATCAGTTCAACAGCATCGACACCAAGTTGCATCAGGCCTTCGCCCAGCTTCAACTCAAGCAGCCGTTCTACTTCGCGTCGATGAAAGACTCGGTCGAAGACAGAGGCACCACCGACTACCTGCGCCTGATCGCAGAAAAGGTCGGCATCGAATCACGGCACATCGATATCGAGGACATCGGGCTCACCAGCGATGGGCGTTTCGTCGACCTCGAGGATCGCTGGATTCCTCACCTCTTCAAGCTGCATGCGTGGGAGTTCATCTTCCACGAACCCTTTGGTGCAGCGATTGCGCAGAGCGATACGCAGTTTTTCGAGCCGGCCTGGAAGTCGATCATCTCCAACAAGGGCATCCTGCCGCTGCTGTGGGAATTCAACAAAGGGCACCCGAACCTGCTGGTGGCCCATCTGGATGCCGAACCCGGAAAAGCGGTGCCCAAAGGCTGGGTGCGCAAACCGTTCTTCTCCCGGGAAGGCGCCAACATCGAGTTGCAAACCATTGAAGGCCTGATCGTGAAAGAGGATGGGCCCTACACGGATGCGCCGTTCATCCTGCAGGAATTCGCGCCGCTTCCGAGGTTCGATGACAGCTATACGCTGATTGGTTCCTGGGTCATCGGCGACCAGGCAGCGGGCATCGGTGTTCGGGAAGACAACAGCCTGATCACCAAGGACTCGAGCCGATTTCTG
This genomic interval from Pseudomonas putida contains the following:
- a CDS encoding DUF1190 domain-containing protein; translated protein: MKRSTYVQLSLAASVAMAISGCGPTEKTYSVQKKYNFQSVQQCADEKLPVDVCSDAYMTALAEHRRIAPVYDSQADCDADFVTDWCQQDSNGKFIPRLGGFELTADGQVTQSQVDAARAQLPASEANNGGSGFSTGSLLTGLLIGNMLSNNRNSYYSEPVYRYRDDRGSYASSTLSQRIAKGTTFTRSNQAKYGSGYSTSSIRSSSKPISVASSTSRGGFGSKASARSGWGGGSSS
- a CDS encoding DUF350 domain-containing protein, yielding MLEALSISLNKAAVLGFVSYLLGAAVLFALFQWVYTRITPHKEFELIRSGNVAAAIALGGAVIGFAIPASNVIAYSISILDFVIWAVIAAFVQLLAFLMTSLVLKGASERIQKGEIAAGIYVAAVAISVGMLNAACMTPSQN
- a CDS encoding glutathionylspermidine synthase family protein gives rise to the protein MKKIHCTPRHDWKQTAESLGFLFHTIDDEPYWDESAYYQFSLKQIENDLEDPTTEIHDMCMDLVARVVQSEELLGRMSIPAPFYDLIRTSWLEGHPHLYGRMDFSYNGTGPAKLLELNYDTPTSLYEAAAFQWGWLEQCIERGLLPKEVDQFNSIDTKLHQAFAQLQLKQPFYFASMKDSVEDRGTTDYLRLIAEKVGIESRHIDIEDIGLTSDGRFVDLEDRWIPHLFKLHAWEFIFHEPFGAAIAQSDTQFFEPAWKSIISNKGILPLLWEFNKGHPNLLVAHLDAEPGKAVPKGWVRKPFFSREGANIELQTIEGLIVKEDGPYTDAPFILQEFAPLPRFDDSYTLIGSWVIGDQAAGIGVREDNSLITKDSSRFLPHLILD
- a CDS encoding DUF2491 family protein is translated as MGWFKKLMGLEAPNADSKWIANDNVPFNETPTGPLGLAFGKGVMFDSTLKLLLDGKTSVAIPESQQVWSAGTIELGQSTWLSRFYLNDEDHWLQVHTTGDVAGQVESVILFNYLDYITINSEAQLRQLAGPDSLIGLPTFTHDGVVYTREWGSEAGQTELVALSEHLSNQNETYRIEHHSMLYARDTGLTNRREFLLFSVEEDAEGTISLSTSRGISLYTTDLTVF